The proteins below are encoded in one region of Huiozyma naganishii CBS 8797 chromosome 7, complete genome:
- the HIP1 gene encoding histidine permease (similar to Saccharomyces cerevisiae HIP1 (YGR191W); ancestral locus Anc_5.158): MVNNPLRREYWHEVVDGFRPAASARAEAPVTTGSTGGDSLGDEKNGFMGAGTTSYEMYNYSNSSTGAGGKGDSHSLTRDEAGSGVMKEDVDGHPQMNKDLDVRHLLTLAVGGAIGTGLFVNSGAALSSGGPASLVIDWVIISTCLFTVVNSLGELAAAFPVVGGFNVYITRFIDPSFGFAVNINYLAQWLVLLPLELVAASITIRYWNDKINSDAWVAIFYAAIAFANMLDVKSFGETEFILSMIKILAIVGFTILGIVLSCGGGPKGGYIGGKYWHDPGAFVGETSGTKFKGLCSVFVTAAFSYSGMELTAVSAAESLNPRETIPKAAKRTFWLITLSYVTILTLIGCLVPYNNPKLLNGSSSVDAASSPLVIAIENGGIRGLPSLMNAIILIAIVSVANSAVYACSRCMVSMARIRNLPRFLGRVDRKGRPLNATLLTLFFGLLSFIAASDKQEEVFTWLSALSGLSTIFAWMAINLSHIRFRQAMAHQGISLDELPYISMTGVSGSWYGVIVLFLVLVASFWTSLFPLGGKGADATSFFEGYLSFPILIVCYVGHKLYIRKKRLLIDVADMDLVSDRKVVDVEVCREEMRIEKEQLAKRSFFARFLHLWC, translated from the coding sequence ATGGTGAATAATCCACTCAGGAGGGAGTACTGGCACGAGGTAGTCGATGGGTTCAGGCCTGCTGCTTCTGCTCGGGCAGAAGCTCCCGTGACCACTGGCAGTACCGGCGGGGACTCGCTCGGCGACGAGAAGAACGGGTTCATGGGTGCCGGTACTACATCCTACGAAATGTACAACTACAGCAACAGTAGTACAGGCGCCGGGGGTAAAGGTGACTCGCACAGTCTCACGCGGGATGAGGCAGGGTCCGGTGTCATGAAGGAGGACGTCGATGGGCATCCGCAGATGAACAAAGATCTAGACGTGAGACACCTCCTGACGCTCGCTGTCGGTGGTGCCATCGGGACGGGTCTGTTCGTGAACTCTGGGGCTGCATTGAGTTCTGGTGGGCCAGCATCGTTAGTCATTGACTGGGTGATCATCTCGACGTGTCTGTTTACCGTGGTCAATTCGTTGGGGGAACTCGCTGCGGCGTTCCCCGTCGTAGGAGGGTTCAACGTCTACATCACCCGGTTCATCGACCCCTCGTTCGGGTTCGCAGTCAATATCAACTACCTGGCACAGTGGCTCGTCCTGTTGCCCCTAGAGCTGGTAGCCGCATCAATTACAATCCGTTACTGGAACGATAAGATCAACTCGGACGCCTGGGTCGCCATCTTCTACGCGGCAATCGCCTTCGCCAATATGCTCGACGTGAAGTCGTTCGGGGAGACCGAATTCATCCTTTCAATGATCAAAATACTGGCGATCGTCGGGTTCACCATCCTTGGGATCGTCCTGTCATGTGGCGGTGGGCCCAAGGGCGGGTACATCGGTGGGAAGTACTGGCACGACCCGGGTGCGTTTGTCGGTGAAACCTCAGGCACCAAATTCAAGGGGCTGTGTTCCGTGTTCGTCACTGCAGCGTTCTCTTACTCTGGGATGGAACTGACAGCTGTGTCTGCCGCTGAAAGTTTAAACCCAAGAGAAACCATCCCCAAGGCGGCAAAGAGAACTTTTTGGTTGATCACTTTATCGTACGTCACCATCCTAACGTTAATCGGTTGTCTAGTCCCTTACAACAACCCGAAACTGTTGAACGGGTCCAGTTCCGTCGACGCCGCATCCTCTCCACTGGTCATCGCTATCGAAAATGGTGGGATCAGGGGGTTACCGTCGCTCATGAACGCGATCATCCTAATCGCTATCGTCTCCGTCGCCAACAGTGCAGTGTACGCTTGTTCAAGGTGTATGGTCTCCATGGCCAGAATTAGAAACTTGCCCCGGTTCCTAGGCCGCGTCGACCGCAAGGGGAGACCCCTCAACGCGACACTGCTCACCCTTTTCTTCGGCTTACTGTCCTTCATTGCTGCAAGTGACAAACAGGAGGAAGTGTTCACATGGCTGAGCGCACTCTCCGGGTTGTCGACCATCTTCGCATGGATGGCGATCAACTTATCGCACATCAGGTTCCGCCAGGCAATGGCACACCAGGGGATCTCCCTCGACGAGCTGCCGTACATATCGATGACTGGGGTCAGCGGGTCCTGGTACGGTGTCATTGTCCTGTTCCTCGTCTTGGTCGCATCCTTTTGGACTTCGCTGTTCCCCTTGGGGGGCAAGGGTGCGGACGCAACATCCTTCTTCGAGGGGTACTTGTCCTTCCCGATCCTAATTGTATGCTACGTCGGGCACAAACTGTACATcagaaagaagaggttgCTCATCGATGTCGCGGATATGGACCTCGTCTCAGACAGGAAAGTCGTCGACGTCGAAGTGTGCCGCGAGGAGATGCGGATCGAGAAAGAGCAATTGGCCAAGAGGTCTTTCTTCGCAAGGTTTCTACATCTATGGTGCTAG
- the SMC1 gene encoding cohesin subunit SMC1 (similar to Saccharomyces cerevisiae SMC1 (YFL008W); ancestral locus Anc_8.68), translating into MGRLLGLELYNFKSYRGVVKVGFGESNFTSIIGPNGSGKSNMMDAISFVLGVRSSYLRSSAVADLIYRGVVPEEEDDGEGEGDGDAHRAYVSAFYSKGPQESTVELKRTISKNGDSTYQIDRRQVTYKQYSEFLESQNILIKAKNFLVFQGDVEQVASQSPLQLTKLFEEVSGSAQYKKEYDLLKDQLEQLSHSATESIKDRRRVHSELKSYREGVSKDEEYKKNLENKKELEKIFAMWKLYHLQMGKDKLLADMANTESTMSKLRKEIRTREATLQKSKASFASETAALLKLKNKLDYKVRDREKVLSDIRLIKLPQRATANRIRNIEKRIDLLQNELRRQESYVARFETQLEVATKTKVSFEAELKRTAGDENRYRLTDADLALYQELMGKYLSEGNGSTIEEKLALLLNDKQEVDDELDRYYRMTDVAKSRINEELQVNLEKIEMQATELSSSLNEKNALNAENLKELKNLQSEIESRGKQEYDLNYKLRETLVKIDELSANQRETVRERKLRENVVSLKRLFPGVKGIVSDLCHPKKDKYSVSVATVLGKNFDSVIVDSLSVAQECIAYLKKQRAGVISFIPLDTVDSAVATLPSVNIQGYLLAKNAMEYESQYERAINYVCGDAIICDTLDLAKKLKWDHGFKNKLIALDGSLIHRAGLMTGGISKDGNNRWDKEEYQSLMTLKDKILQQIEDTAAYGRSASIQARELESNISLLNAEIASIRTQLTQINRSIEENKVEINHQIHLVDKEYSPMILSLKKKKESILKQSNELTEEKDRVQVVIFKAFTDKVGFSVRDYESHSGEVMRQNAKELQQLQKEILTVENKLQFERERLESTRGRLLKAEEDIKKAQLELSLLEEQEKKYHTQIKPLEEDICSFEKQIEEKETEIEGKKLEINNKEESLNEVQSSVEAVKRQHDEISTDIENLDLERIGILRNCKISNRDLPILSETNLADVPITSNEQGDAIKMSNEIDIDYEELPTKYKESSSKQLEKELTRSIEEVNEMLEILQPNARAVGRFDEAQERFNAIDNETERLKSEERKIYAQFLKTKKKRKELFDRAFDYVSTHIDGIYRELTKDPNSTAELAGGSASLTLEDEDEPFNAGIKYHATPPLKRFKDMEYLSGGEKTVAALALLFAINSYQPSPFFVLDEIDAALDIKNVERIAAYIRKHGNPSLQFIVISLKNSMFEKSDALVGVYRRQQENSSRLVTLDLGKYAD; encoded by the coding sequence ATGGGAAGGCTACTTGGGCTGGAACTGTACAATTTCAAGTCGTACCGCGGGGTCGTTAAAGTCGGGTTCGGTGAGTCGAATTTCACGAGTATTATTGGGCCCAACGGGTCCGGGAAGTCCAACATGATGGACGCGATCTCGTTCGTGTTGGGTGTGCGGTCGAGTTACCTGCGGTCCAGTGCCGTAGCGGATTTGATCTACAGAGGGGTCGTTccagaagaggaagatgacgGTGAGGGTGAGGGTGACGGTGACGCCCATAGGGCGTACGTCTCCGCTTTCTACTCTAAGGGCCCACAGGAATCTACCGTCGagttgaaaagaacaatTTCGAAAAATGGCGACTCGACGTACCAGATAGATAGGCGGCAGGTCACTTACAAACAGTACTCGGAGTTTCTGGAGTCCCAAAACATATTGATCAAGGCGAAGAATTTTCTGGTGTTCCAGGGGGACGTCGAGCAAGTCGCATCGCAATCCCCTCTGCAACTTACAAAGTTGTTTGAGGAAGTGTCTGGGTCTGCACAGTACAAGAAGGAGTACGACTTGCTCAAGGATCAACTGGAACAACTGAGCCATTCGGCGACGGAGTCCATAAAGgacagaagaagagtcCACAGCGAGTTGAAATCGTACAGAGAGGGTGTTTCCAAGGATGAGGAGTACAAGAAAAACTTGGAGAACAAGAAAGAACTAGAAAAGATATTTGCAATGTGGAAACTGTACCACTTGCAAATGGGTAAAGATAAATTGCTAGCAGATATGGCCAATACAGAATCGACAATGAGTAAACTGAGGAAAGAAATCAGGACAAGGGAGGCCACTTTACAGAAATCGAAGGCCTCTTTCGCAAGTGAGACTGCAGCACTGCTGAAACTTAAGAATAAATTGGATTACAAAGTTAGAGACAGGGAGAAGGTTTTGTCGGACATAAGACTGATAAAGCTACCTCAGCGGGCCACTGCGAACCGTATTAGGAACATCGAGAAAAGAATTGATCTGCTACAGAATGAACTGCGCAGACAGGAGTCGTACGTAGCCAGATTCGAAACACAACTGGAAGTGGCCACTAAAACGAAGGTTTCCTTTGAAGCAGAGCTGAAAAGAACTGCAGGTGACGAAAATCGCTATAGATTGACAGACGCAGACCTTGCCCTGTACCAGGAGTTGATGGGTAAGTATCTCTCCGAGGGCAACGGTTCTACCATCGAGGAAAAACTTGCCCTTTTGCTAAACGACAAGCAGGAAGTGGATGACGAACTGGATAGGTACTACAGAATGACCGATGTCGCCAAGTCGCGGATAAACGAGGAACTACAAGTGAACCTGGAGAAAATAGAGATGCAGGCTACCGAGTTGTCCTCCTCATTGAATGAAAAGAACGCTCTCAACGCagagaacttgaaggagttgaagaacttgcaaTCAGAAATCGAATCAAGGGGCAAACAAGAGTACGACCTTAACTACAAACTGAGGGAAACCCTCGTGAAAATTGACGAACTAAGTGCCAACCAAAGGGAAACCGTCAGAGAAAGGAAGCTAAGGGAAAATGTGGTCTCTCTGAAGAGGCTGTTCCCAGGTGTGAAAGGTATCGTCAGCGACCTGTGTCACCCAAAGAAGGATAAATACTCTGTGTCGGTCGCTACGGTCCTGGGGAAAAACTTCGACTCTGTGATCGTGGATAGTCTATCTGTGGCCCAAGAGTGTATCGCCTATCTAAAAAAACAACGTGCCGGTGTCATATCATTCATCCCACTGGATACTGTCGACTCAGCGGTGGCAACGTTGCCAAGCGTAAACATCCAGGGGTATTTGCTAGCCAAGAACGCAATGGAGTACGAATCGCAGTACGAACGGGCCATAAACTATGTGTGTGGCGATGCAATCATCTGTGATACACTGGACCTTgcgaagaaactgaagtGGGACCACGGATTCAAGAATAAACTGATAGCACTCGACGGTTCGTTGATTCATAGGGCCGGGCTAATGACCGGTGGTATATCCAAAGATGGTAACAACAGGTGGGATAAAGAGGAATACCAAAGTTTGATGACTTTAAAAGACAAGATCCTACAACAGATTGAAGACACGGCTGCGTACGGCCGCTCAGCGTCCATCCAGGCAAGAGAACTTGAGAGTAATATCTCTCTGCTGAACGCAGAAATTGCAAGCATCCGGACTCAATTGACACAAATAAACAGATCCATTGAGGAAAATAAAGTCGAAATAAACCATCAAATTCATTTGGTGGACAAGGAGTATTCCCCCATGATTCTTTCtctgaagaaaaagaaagagtcaattttgaaacagtctAATGAATTAACGGAGGAAAAGGACAGGGTTCAAGTTGTCATTTTCAAAGCGTTCACTGATAAGGTTGGATTCAGCGTCAGGGACTACGAGAGTCATTCCGGCGAGGTGATGAGGCAAAACGCCAAAGAATTGCAACAGCTGCAGAAGGAAATATTAACCGTGGAAAACAAGTTGCAATTCGAAAGAGAAAGATTAGAATCGACAAGGGGGCGCTTGTTGAAGGCCGAAGAGGACATCAAAAAAGCACAACTTGAACTCTCGTTGTtagaagaacaagaaaaaaaataccatACTCAAATTAAACCGTTAGAGGAGGACATTTGCTCCTTTGAGAAGCAAATcgaggaaaaggaaactgAAATTGAGGGGAAGAAGCTCGAGATAAACAACAAGGAAGAATCCTTGAATGAAGTTCAGTCGAGTGTCGAAGCTGTGAAGCGACAACACGATGAGATAAGTACAGATATCGAGAACCTTGACTTGGAGAGAATTGGCATCCTGCGTAATTGCAAGATTTCCAATAGAGACCTTCCAATCCTTTCTGAAACAAACTTGGCTGATGTACCAATTACCTCGAATGAACAAGGAGATGCTATAAAAATGTCGAACGAGATTGATATCGACTACGAAGAGTTGCCCACGAAGTACAAAGAGAGCTCGTCCaagcaattggaaaaagaaTTGACACGGAGCATCGAGGAGGTGAACGAAATGTTGGAGATATTGCAACCCAATGCAAGAGCAGTTGGCAGATTCGATGAAGCTCAGGAGAGATTCAACGCCATTGACAACGAGACCGAGCGCTTGAAGTCCgaagagagaaaaatttATGCCCAATTCCTaaagacaaagaaaaaacgGAAGGAATTGTTTGACCGTGCCTTTGACTACGTGAGCACACACATAGACGGAATCTACCGAGAACTGACCAAGGACCCGAACTCCACGGCGGAGCTCGCGGGGGGTAGCGCCTCGCTCACGttggaggacgaggacgagcCCTTCAACGCAGGAATCAAATACCACGCAACGCCTCCTTTAAAAAGATTTAAGGATATGGAGTATCTTTCCGGTGGTGAGAAGACCGTCGCCGCGCTCGCGCTGCTGTTTGCGATAAACTCGTACCAACCGAGCCCATTTTTCGTGCTCGACGAAATCGATGCAGCGCTGGATATCAAGAACGTCGAGAGAATAGCAGCATACATCAGGAAACACGGTAATCCAAGCTTACAGTTCATCGTCATCTCGCTGAAGAACTCCATGTTCGAGAAATCAGACGCCCTCGTCGGGGTCTACAGAAGACAGCAAGAGAACTCGTCACGGCTAGTCACCCTAGACCTGGGCAAGTACGCTGATTGA
- the SUI2 gene encoding translation initiation factor eIF2 subunit alpha (similar to Saccharomyces cerevisiae SUI2 (YJR007W); ancestral locus Anc_5.157), producing the protein MSISHCRFYENKFPEVDDIVMVNVQQIAEMGAYVKLLEYDNIEGMILLSELSRRRIRSIQKLIRVGKNDVVVVLRVDKEKGYIDLSKRRVSSEDIIKCEEKYQKSKTVHSILRYCAEKFQIALEELYKTIAWPLSRKYGHAYEAFKLSIIDETVWEGIDPPSKEVLEELKTYISKRLTPQAVKIRADVEVSSFGYEGIDAIKEALKSAESLSTEKMQIKVKLVAAPLYVITTQALDKQQGIEVLDRAITQINDVITKYNGVCNITMAPKAVTATEDAELQALLESKELDNKSDSDDDSEEDSDEE; encoded by the coding sequence ATGTCCATAAGCCACTGTAGATTCTACGAGAACAAGTTCCCCGAGGTCGATGACATTGTCATGGTCAATGTGCAGCAGATTGCCGAGATGGGTGCGTACGTGAAGTTGCTGGAGTACGACAACATCGAGGGTATGATTCTGCTGAGCGAGTTGTCCCGGAGACGTATAAGATCCATCCAGAAGCTGATCCGTGTCGGTAAGAACGACGTCGTTGTTGTGCTGCGTGTCGACAAGGAGAAGGGGTACATCGACTTGTCCAAGCGTCGTGTGTCCTCCGAGGACATCATCAAGTGTGAGGAGAAGTACCAGAAGTCGAAAACCGTGCACTCGATCCTGAGATACTGTGCGGAGAAGTTCCAGATCGCACTGGAGGAGCTATATAAGACCATTGCGTGGCCATTGAGTCGAAAGTACGGCCACGCTTACGAGGCGTTCAAGCTGTCCATCATAGATGAGACCGTCTGGGAGGGCATCGACCCACCATCCAAGGAAGTGTTGGAGGAACTCAAGACCTACATCTCCAAGAGGTTGACCCCACAGGCTGTTAAGATCAGAGCCGATGTCGAAGTGTCCTCCTTCGGTTACGAGGGGATCGACGCGATCAAGGAGGCGTTGAAGTCTGCTGAGAGTCTGTCCACGGAAAAGATGCAAATCAAAGTGAAACTGGTTGCCGCGCCACTGTACGTCATCACCACACAGGCTTTGGACAAACAGCAAGGTATTGAGGTGTTGGACCGTGCTATCACCCAGATCAACGACGTCATCACCAAGTACAACGGTGTGTGCAACATCACGATGGCACCAAAGGCCGTCACTGCCACTGAGGACGCTGAGTTGCAAGCTCTCTTGGAGAGCAAAGAACTGGACAACAAGTCCGACTCTGACGACGATTCTGAGGAGGACTCTGACGAGGAATGA